The genomic window GCTAAACCATATATTTTCGCCTCATACAGTGATATAGATATAGAATATTATATAACCAACCAGATTATTCCAGCGGCACTAAGAATATTATCACTCTTTAACGTTAAGGAAAGCGATTTGCTGCCGCCTAAATCCGCTAAAGCGCAAACCCTCTTTGATTTTCTAGGCAAAAAATAGAAGAGTATTAGCGTTATGGGCGGCTAGTCAAGTATATCGTCAAAAGTTAGCAGGTTCACGCTCAAAGGCTGCTTAACAATTTCTGATATACGCGCCGCTATAAGATACTTAATGTTCTTTTCGCTAGCTATATCGACGAGCCTCTGGGTTATTATGCCGTCAAAAACCACGGTGTTTACTCCCTCAAACTCTTTTAATTTATCGGCGAGCTCGCTCACTGGAAGCCTACCTATCTGCTCCATCCTATCGTTAAATAGCACGGCCTCAAAGGTTCCCTTAAGGCTTTGGGCAGCCTCAGCTATCTCCCTAGGCATAAGCACCTTCTTCCTCTTCTTCCTTCGCTCAATTATTTCTCCAACCGGAACCTTATTCTGCAGGGCGATCTCAATCTCCTTCGCGGTTAAATCTTCAACCTCTTTCCCCCTTGGAGCTCTAGCCACATACTTTATGTTTGCAACCTGCAGCAGTTCTTTAAGGATTAGGTCGCCGCCATGATCCCCGTCGAGGAAGGCTGTTGCCTCTTTCTCCTTGGTTAATTTAATTACTGTTTCCGGTATCTTTACGCCCTCCAAGGCTATAACGTTGTATATTCCGTGCTTCACAAGATTTATTACGTCAGCTCTACCCTCAACAATAATAATATCTTTAGCTGAGTCAACATCCGGACCAGCTGGAAGTCTCTCTGGACCATACTCTCTAATCTTAGGTGACCTAAGTATTTCTGCAACCTCACGAAATATCTCCTCTGTTTCAGGCATCGTTTCTAGGCTCCATTTGTGCAGTATCTCCTTAGCTCTCTCAATTATCGCTTTACGTTTTGTCTCTCTAACATCCTCGATTTTTTCTAGAGAAACGCGGGCTGCGCATGGCCCAACCCTATCTATGCTTTCAACGCTCGCAGCTATTATTGCTGTTGAGACTTTATCTAGGCTTGTCGGTATAACTATTGTTCCAACAGTTTTATTGTCCTTTTGGGAGGCGATTTCCACCTCTATTCTGCCAATTCTCCCGGTTTTTTGGAGCTCCCTTAAATCTAATTCCGCGCCGAAAAGTCCTTCTGTTTGCCCGAACACGGCACCTATAACGTCAGGTTTCTCAACTACTCCATCAACCTCAAATTTCGCTCGAATCACATATTTAATAGCGGGTAATGGTGATGTCATAAGCCGTCAAACCTCACGAACACTATTTTATTTCTCTTAAACAATCCATCTGTTGACTTTAATTCACCACCAGCCAACGTATAAGAATATATGTTGATCAAACATATATTCTTAACTTTGCTTATCTTCTAGAGATCTAAGTAACCCTGCGAAGAGCAGGCGCTGCCAACATGGATGGGAAGGGAAAAGTATGTTAACTCCCAGGGAAAGAATGATCCGGGTTTTCTGTCTTGAAGAGCCTGACAGAGTGCCAGTGTTTGAGCAGGAAATTCAGCCCCCAACATCTGAAGCTGTCTTGGGCCGGAGCTGCACCATTAACAATAAGAGGCTGCTTCTCGAGATTCTTGAGAAGGGAGAAATGAGCTGCAGTCTGCTAGATAGGATGGTTGAAGACTATGTCGACTTGGCCAGAAAGCTTAAGCTGGACGCTCTTGTCTTAGGTTCAAATATAGCTCCCGGCGATTTCACTCCCTATACGCGCATTTCAGAAAATGAGTGGCGGGGCGATGGGGTTGCCATTTACTATTTTTCTGGCAGCAATGAACTAATGACCATTGACCTCGAGATCCGTGAGAGGGGTATTGAGGGCTTAAAGCGTAGGATTGAAGAGCTAAGAGAGCCATTAAATATGGGTCCAGAAAACTTTTATGTCTTCAAAAGGGTCAAAGAAGAGTTGAGAAGAAGGAATCTTGATCTATTCATCTTCGTCGGATGCACTTTGTTTGATTGGCATGGAAGAGGATGGACTGATCTTGCGTTAAAATGGTTGTACACTAAACCAGGCTTGATGAGGGAATATCTAGACGCCTATAATAGAAGGGTTATCGAAGTGGTGAAGATGGAAATCGATTTAGGAGCAGACGCAGTGTTAGACGGAGGCGACCTCGCTTATAGGCATGGACCTATGCTTTCGCCCAGAATGTATAGGGAGTTTCTGCTTCCCTATCAAAGAATGCATTCAGATATTTTTCATAGGAGAGGCGTTTTTGTCGTTAACCGCTCAGACGGAAATATATGGCCAATAGCCGACGACTTTCTAATAAGTTCAGGGGTAGATGGTTACTGTGAAATAGATAAAAGCTCTGGCATGGATCTAGGCGAGCTAAAGGAGAAATATGGACATAAGATCTGTCTCCTAGGGAACGTAGACTGCGCAAAAACCTTGGTCTTTGGAAGTATAAAAGACGTTATGGAAGAAACAATAGATTGCATAATGAAGGCAGCGCCTGGAGGAGGTTATGTCCTATGTTCAAGCAATGTCATACATCATGGAGTTAAACCCGAAAACTATTTGGCTATGCTGAAGGCTGGTCGAAAACATGGCAGCTATAATAGAAGACTAGGTTAAAGCGAAACGGTAAAGCCCCCACTTATAG from Candidatus Bathyarchaeia archaeon includes these protein-coding regions:
- the dnaG gene encoding DNA primase DnaG, whose protein sequence is MTSPLPAIKYVIRAKFEVDGVVEKPDVIGAVFGQTEGLFGAELDLRELQKTGRIGRIEVEIASQKDNKTVGTIVIPTSLDKVSTAIIAASVESIDRVGPCAARVSLEKIEDVRETKRKAIIERAKEILHKWSLETMPETEEIFREVAEILRSPKIREYGPERLPAGPDVDSAKDIIIVEGRADVINLVKHGIYNVIALEGVKIPETVIKLTKEKEATAFLDGDHGGDLILKELLQVANIKYVARAPRGKEVEDLTAKEIEIALQNKVPVGEIIERRKKRKKVLMPREIAEAAQSLKGTFEAVLFNDRMEQIGRLPVSELADKLKEFEGVNTVVFDGIITQRLVDIASEKNIKYLIAARISEIVKQPLSVNLLTFDDILD
- a CDS encoding uroporphyrinogen decarboxylase family protein; the protein is MLTPRERMIRVFCLEEPDRVPVFEQEIQPPTSEAVLGRSCTINNKRLLLEILEKGEMSCSLLDRMVEDYVDLARKLKLDALVLGSNIAPGDFTPYTRISENEWRGDGVAIYYFSGSNELMTIDLEIRERGIEGLKRRIEELREPLNMGPENFYVFKRVKEELRRRNLDLFIFVGCTLFDWHGRGWTDLALKWLYTKPGLMREYLDAYNRRVIEVVKMEIDLGADAVLDGGDLAYRHGPMLSPRMYREFLLPYQRMHSDIFHRRGVFVVNRSDGNIWPIADDFLISSGVDGYCEIDKSSGMDLGELKEKYGHKICLLGNVDCAKTLVFGSIKDVMEETIDCIMKAAPGGGYVLCSSNVIHHGVKPENYLAMLKAGRKHGSYNRRLG